Proteins encoded within one genomic window of Raineyella fluvialis:
- a CDS encoding alkylhydroperoxidase domain protein, translating to MTTPTEQAALAEQAGTPPIPPVVHPSLERPDAFTQDQLGWVAWLEPRSAADLTEEQQAGLLQRSRAASPYFRLLAEDPPVLAARTHTDFDIFHSTEDGLRRGERELAAAVASRVNGCVFCASVHARFASHHSGRHDQVQRLLDEGPTALIDDDDPAWSAIAAAAVALSGTPAGLGAEHVAALRAAGLADLDIFDLVNATSFFAWANRLMLSLGEPEVIGT from the coding sequence ATGACCACCCCGACCGAGCAAGCGGCACTGGCGGAGCAGGCCGGGACACCACCGATCCCCCCGGTCGTGCACCCGAGCCTCGAGCGCCCCGACGCCTTCACCCAGGACCAGCTGGGCTGGGTCGCGTGGCTCGAGCCCCGCTCCGCAGCCGACCTGACCGAGGAGCAGCAGGCCGGCCTGCTGCAACGCTCCCGGGCCGCCAGCCCCTACTTCCGACTGCTGGCAGAGGACCCGCCGGTACTGGCGGCTCGTACGCACACCGACTTCGACATCTTCCACTCCACCGAGGACGGCCTGCGCCGGGGCGAACGCGAACTGGCCGCGGCGGTTGCTTCCCGGGTCAACGGGTGCGTGTTCTGCGCCTCCGTGCATGCCCGTTTCGCGTCGCATCACTCGGGACGCCACGACCAGGTCCAAAGGCTGCTCGATGAGGGTCCCACGGCCCTCATCGACGACGATGATCCTGCGTGGTCCGCCATCGCGGCGGCGGCCGTCGCACTCTCGGGGACGCCGGCAGGATTGGGCGCGGAGCACGTGGCCGCCCTGCGTGCGGCAGGTTTGGCGGACCTGGACATCTTCGACCTGGTCAACGCCACATCCTTCTTCGCGTGGGCGAACCGTCTGATGCTGTCGCTGGGTGAGCCGGAGGTGATCGGAACGTAG
- a CDS encoding DUF3039 domain-containing protein codes for MTQHLSPGAETLVDERVEQEEDLRYEEGDHERFSHYVPKERLTEAMVMGTPVIALCGKVWVPSRNPDRFPVCPECKEIWETLQDDRH; via the coding sequence ATGACCCAGCATCTGAGCCCTGGCGCCGAGACCCTCGTCGACGAGCGCGTCGAGCAGGAGGAGGACCTCCGGTACGAGGAGGGCGACCATGAGCGCTTCTCCCACTACGTGCCGAAGGAGCGCCTGACCGAGGCCATGGTGATGGGCACCCCTGTCATCGCCCTGTGTGGCAAGGTCTGGGTGCCCTCGCGCAACCCCGATCGCTTCCCGGTCTGCCCCGAGTGCAAGGAGATCTGGGAGACCCTGCAGGACGACAGGCACTGA
- a CDS encoding DUF6636 domain-containing protein: MTFPLDARRLSGVVAVCALLLAGCAQGTGSATSTASDTPATTDPATTSATPSSSTSAPAVNVRQVGAVLDVSSSDRYRFASPTGNIVCQLDKDAVQCAAADRQWTPTPTGKDDCKDPNGDVALRSDGRAVVVCHGDSIGQRTDKKTSATVLDYGHAVKKGDIMCLSQTNGVTCSSNVNGASIFLSRERYEVNGS; this comes from the coding sequence GTGACTTTCCCTCTCGACGCCCGACGGCTGTCCGGCGTGGTCGCCGTCTGCGCGCTGCTGCTGGCCGGCTGCGCCCAGGGGACCGGTTCGGCGACCTCCACCGCCTCGGACACTCCCGCGACCACCGATCCCGCCACCACCTCGGCCACCCCCAGCAGCAGCACGTCGGCGCCAGCCGTGAACGTCCGTCAGGTCGGTGCAGTGCTCGACGTGAGCAGCAGCGATCGCTATCGCTTCGCGTCGCCGACCGGCAACATCGTCTGCCAGCTGGACAAGGATGCCGTCCAATGTGCCGCCGCGGATCGCCAATGGACCCCGACGCCGACCGGTAAGGACGACTGCAAGGATCCGAACGGCGACGTGGCGCTGAGGTCCGACGGCCGGGCCGTCGTGGTCTGTCACGGCGACTCCATCGGCCAGAGGACGGACAAGAAGACGTCCGCCACGGTCCTGGACTACGGCCACGCCGTGAAGAAGGGCGACATCATGTGCCTCAGCCAGACCAACGGCGTCACCTGCTCCAGCAACGTGAACGGCGCCAGCATCTTCCTGTCCCGGGAACGTTACGAGGTCAACGGGAGCTGA
- a CDS encoding TetR/AcrR family transcriptional regulator yields MPKISAATVAEHRAMKERQVVAAAVELLTTEGASAVTPAAVAERAGLARTSVYQYARSGNELVALAVEETFVQVNAALAAALEAAGPEPAARLEAIIRTMLQGAADGHAPDPSVDVATLGPDQQERLRQLHQELVAPLSAAIAAVGGGDVAVLTAISWGAINGVVPLIEHGMAVEAAVASVVAYVRAGVSASR; encoded by the coding sequence GTGCCGAAGATCTCCGCCGCGACGGTCGCCGAACATCGTGCGATGAAGGAGCGCCAGGTCGTGGCGGCAGCGGTCGAGTTGCTCACGACCGAGGGTGCCTCGGCCGTTACGCCCGCCGCCGTGGCCGAGCGGGCCGGGCTGGCGAGGACCAGCGTCTACCAGTACGCGAGGTCGGGCAACGAGTTGGTCGCCCTGGCGGTGGAGGAGACCTTCGTGCAGGTCAACGCCGCCCTCGCCGCAGCCCTCGAGGCCGCTGGACCGGAGCCGGCGGCGCGCTTGGAGGCGATCATCCGGACGATGTTGCAGGGAGCCGCCGACGGGCATGCTCCTGATCCGTCCGTCGATGTCGCCACGCTCGGCCCCGATCAGCAGGAGCGGCTGCGCCAGCTGCACCAGGAGCTCGTCGCCCCCCTGTCGGCGGCGATCGCCGCCGTCGGTGGCGGGGACGTCGCGGTCCTGACCGCGATCTCCTGGGGTGCGATCAACGGCGTGGTTCCGCTGATCGAGCATGGCATGGCGGTCGAGGCGGCGGTGGCCTCCGTCGTGGCGTACGTGCGGGCCGGGGTGTCGGCGAGTCGCTGA
- a CDS encoding MFS transporter has product MSDPTTPTPRIPTGAAGATAAPPGDFTGTPHRWWGMAAIALGTSLVIMDATIANVALPVVIDDLHMSATQAQWVSAVYALVFASLMLTSGRFGDLFGRRMMFVAGLVVFMGSSLVAGSAGSPEVLLAARLVQGVGAAMVLPATTSTINAMFTGKDRSIAFAIYGSAIGGMAAVGPLVGGWLATDASWRWAFWLNIPFGIAAVVLATRYLPETRDRTLRRGIDWSGTVLATLGLGGIVFALVESSSFGWLHQADGSLSPVPFALAGGVVLMGLWVWAERIRHRRGAIVQAHLGLWRIANFRHGAIASMVITLGEFGMLFTLPLVLQGALGYDALGTGWLMMVLAVGTFVMSGAVPQLTRRIGARRVVQFGVFVEAIAVAGLALALPGTAWSIGACLFLYGLGVGMATAQVTSVSLAEVPVGLSGEASGMLTTVRQIGSALGVAVLGGLLISSLTQGTQSRLDEVPLPAAARTAVVSAVHDSIGAAIPALQRDARTTAAAQLAAEALVDAARISTGVAGGILGIGFLATLALTEVSAEETMRRRGRTESAVEA; this is encoded by the coding sequence ATGTCCGACCCCACCACTCCCACTCCCCGCATCCCCACAGGTGCCGCCGGTGCCACGGCCGCTCCGCCCGGTGACTTCACCGGCACCCCCCACCGGTGGTGGGGGATGGCCGCCATCGCGCTGGGCACCTCGTTGGTGATCATGGACGCCACGATCGCCAACGTCGCGCTGCCGGTCGTCATCGACGACCTCCACATGAGCGCCACCCAGGCGCAGTGGGTCAGCGCCGTCTATGCCCTGGTCTTCGCGTCACTGATGCTCACCTCGGGCCGGTTCGGGGATCTCTTCGGCCGCCGGATGATGTTCGTGGCCGGCCTGGTCGTCTTCATGGGGTCCTCCCTCGTCGCCGGTTCGGCGGGCAGCCCGGAGGTGCTGCTCGCGGCCAGGTTGGTGCAGGGTGTCGGGGCCGCGATGGTGCTTCCCGCCACCACGTCGACGATCAACGCGATGTTCACCGGCAAGGACCGCAGCATCGCCTTCGCGATCTACGGCTCGGCGATCGGTGGCATGGCGGCGGTGGGCCCGCTCGTCGGTGGCTGGCTCGCCACCGACGCGAGCTGGCGCTGGGCCTTCTGGCTCAACATTCCGTTCGGGATCGCCGCGGTGGTTCTGGCCACCCGCTACCTGCCGGAGACGCGGGATCGTACGTTGCGCCGAGGCATCGACTGGTCCGGGACCGTGCTCGCGACGCTGGGTCTCGGCGGCATCGTCTTCGCCCTGGTCGAATCCTCCTCGTTCGGTTGGCTGCACCAGGCGGACGGCTCGCTGTCCCCGGTGCCGTTCGCCCTTGCCGGTGGTGTTGTCCTGATGGGCCTGTGGGTCTGGGCCGAACGGATCCGGCACCGTCGCGGGGCCATCGTCCAGGCCCACCTCGGGCTGTGGCGCATCGCGAACTTCCGGCACGGGGCCATCGCCTCGATGGTGATCACGCTCGGGGAGTTCGGCATGCTGTTCACCCTCCCCCTGGTCCTCCAGGGCGCGCTGGGCTACGACGCGCTGGGCACCGGGTGGCTGATGATGGTGCTGGCCGTCGGGACGTTCGTGATGTCGGGCGCGGTCCCCCAGCTCACCCGTCGGATCGGCGCGCGACGAGTGGTGCAGTTCGGCGTCTTCGTCGAGGCGATCGCGGTGGCCGGGCTGGCCCTGGCGCTTCCCGGCACCGCCTGGTCGATCGGGGCCTGCCTCTTCCTCTACGGCCTCGGCGTCGGGATGGCGACGGCGCAGGTGACCAGCGTCTCCCTCGCCGAAGTGCCGGTCGGCCTGTCCGGGGAGGCGTCCGGCATGCTCACCACCGTTCGCCAGATCGGTTCGGCACTCGGGGTCGCGGTGCTCGGTGGTCTGCTGATCAGTTCACTCACCCAGGGCACCCAGTCGCGCCTGGATGAGGTCCCACTGCCGGCGGCCGCCCGGACGGCGGTGGTCAGCGCGGTGCACGACTCGATCGGTGCGGCGATCCCTGCGCTGCAGCGTGACGCCCGGACCACTGCGGCGGCCCAGCTCGCGGCGGAGGCCTTGGTCGACGCGGCCAGGATCTCCACCGGCGTCGCCGGCGGCATCCTCGGGATCGGTTTCCTGGCCACTCTCGCCCTGACCGAGGTGTCCGCCGAGGAGACGATGCGCCGGCGCGGACGTACGGAGAGCGCCGTCGAGGCCTGA
- a CDS encoding transglutaminase family protein, translating to MRTYRIRHETAYHYEGRITSSYGLYHLAPQEDSRQHLLGHRIDVTPVPSDRATYVDVYGNTRTWYHVTAPHTDLVIVGTTDLTVGAQTVEPQALAEPWERCRPDSRRDVSDWWRAVDLTLPSPRVDIRAEVAAYAAPSFPAGRPLGEAVEELNHRIHADFAYDPRATSVTTRVDEVLRIRAGVCQDFAQLMVACLRSVGLAGRYVSGYLATIPPPGRPRNIGADATHAWAGVWVPGAGWYDLDPTNDRPVDESHATVAWGRDYSDVAPVRGVIYGEAGRSAMKVSVDMAPIEASTFPAP from the coding sequence GTGAGGACCTACCGCATCCGCCACGAAACCGCCTACCACTACGAGGGACGGATCACCTCGAGCTACGGGCTCTATCATCTGGCGCCGCAGGAGGACAGCCGTCAGCACCTCCTCGGCCACCGCATCGACGTGACGCCGGTCCCCTCGGATCGGGCGACGTACGTCGATGTGTACGGCAACACCCGCACCTGGTACCACGTCACCGCGCCGCACACGGACCTGGTCATCGTCGGCACGACGGACCTGACCGTGGGCGCGCAGACCGTCGAGCCGCAGGCCCTCGCCGAGCCGTGGGAACGGTGCCGGCCGGACAGCCGTCGCGACGTGTCCGACTGGTGGCGTGCCGTCGACCTGACGCTGCCGTCGCCGCGGGTGGACATCCGTGCCGAGGTCGCCGCCTACGCGGCCCCGTCGTTCCCGGCCGGCCGGCCGCTGGGGGAGGCCGTCGAGGAGCTGAACCACCGGATCCACGCCGACTTCGCGTACGACCCTCGCGCCACGTCCGTGACGACCCGGGTCGACGAGGTGCTGCGGATCCGGGCGGGGGTCTGTCAGGACTTCGCCCAGCTGATGGTGGCCTGCCTGCGCTCGGTGGGACTGGCCGGGCGGTACGTCTCCGGCTACCTGGCCACGATCCCCCCACCCGGGCGGCCCCGCAACATCGGGGCCGACGCGACACATGCCTGGGCGGGGGTCTGGGTGCCGGGGGCCGGCTGGTACGACCTCGACCCGACCAACGACCGGCCGGTCGACGAGTCGCACGCCACCGTCGCCTGGGGCCGGGACTACTCCGATGTCGCCCCGGTGCGGGGCGTGATCTACGGCGAGGCTGGGCGGTCGGCGATGAAGGTCAGCGTGGACATGGCGCCGATCGAGGCCTCGACCTTCCCGGCTCCCTGA
- a CDS encoding circularly permuted type 2 ATP-grasp protein has product MDSAGPGPAPGPYDEFRAPDGTLRVGWAELDALTEASLDWSVRQREIDRRLADDNVTYRPWTTQVADDGGHTDDDEDVAEPQPWRLDPLPLVLHSREWRELETGLVQRAELLSAVFADLYGEQRLLADGVLPPEVVMGHPGYLRPLVGARQAGGLFMAGATIGRDPQGGWLVRAQETQAPVGAGYAMENRRVLSRVHAELYREADLIRLTPFYQAMRAALVESGPSEVEDPHVVVLTPGTHAATAFDQAFLASRLGFPLVEGSDLVVRDGRVWLRSLGRLEPVDVIFRHVAARATDPLELQPGSRLGVAGLTEVVRRGAVSVVNALGTGVLENPGLMAFDDVICHVLLDEPLRLPSLPTWWCGEDSARSHVRTHLAELRVAHIGSGRTWEGPLLGPGERDELVRRLEAEPHLYVGQQPLPLSTSPTIRDGRIVTAPFQLTGYLIRRGTSYAALPGGLGEVVAEPKATTPGTAAISGRPTKDLWIVGSDLPAMTDAEDDVVADLIATNGAMVPRVLDDMYWMGRYAERAEDIVRLVSATHHVLVEMNMVCRPGSPVDVLLDALYALTSTPRPNDGSSALRQLRTQLVNRSRRGTVARSLARLSHAADGVRDQLSSDVWVVLAGAERALDELRRAAPDDSSRLADAAERSLVALLALNGITAENMVRDAGWQLLDSGRAVERAVQVVGLLQYSFSMPALRAGATADGNGRWSLPPQQMVLNAAMTAAESVVTHRRRHGGRPEVAAVLDLLVADPSNPRSVAFQVQRLQRALGRLPHAPTTGRPQRLLADLADLTTATAVRRVSHGEPALVPPAADEAGSALPQAPTPGPNPVHCVDDYLADLRSRLFRVSESIAESYLRREPQPRPLWVAAERPPGPGGGGM; this is encoded by the coding sequence ATGGATTCCGCGGGGCCCGGCCCCGCTCCGGGCCCGTACGACGAGTTCCGGGCCCCGGACGGCACGCTGCGGGTGGGGTGGGCCGAGCTCGACGCACTGACGGAGGCGTCTCTCGACTGGTCGGTCCGGCAGCGGGAGATCGACCGGCGCCTGGCGGACGACAACGTCACCTACCGCCCGTGGACGACCCAGGTCGCCGACGACGGCGGACACACTGACGACGACGAGGACGTCGCCGAGCCGCAGCCCTGGCGTCTGGACCCGCTGCCCCTCGTCCTGCACTCCCGGGAGTGGCGTGAGCTGGAGACCGGGCTGGTGCAGCGTGCCGAGCTGCTGTCGGCCGTCTTCGCAGACCTCTACGGGGAGCAGCGTCTGCTGGCCGACGGCGTCCTGCCGCCCGAGGTCGTGATGGGCCACCCCGGCTACCTCCGCCCGTTGGTCGGGGCGCGGCAGGCGGGCGGATTGTTCATGGCCGGGGCGACGATCGGGCGTGATCCGCAGGGCGGCTGGCTGGTCCGGGCCCAGGAGACCCAGGCCCCGGTCGGCGCCGGGTATGCGATGGAGAACCGGCGGGTCCTGTCCAGGGTGCACGCCGAGCTCTACCGCGAGGCGGACCTGATCCGACTCACCCCCTTCTACCAGGCGATGCGTGCGGCGCTGGTCGAGTCCGGCCCGAGCGAGGTCGAGGACCCTCATGTCGTCGTCCTCACTCCCGGCACCCACGCCGCGACGGCCTTCGACCAGGCCTTCCTCGCGAGTCGGCTCGGCTTCCCCCTCGTCGAGGGCAGCGACCTCGTCGTCCGTGACGGGCGGGTGTGGTTGCGGTCGCTGGGGCGGCTCGAGCCGGTCGACGTGATCTTCCGCCACGTAGCGGCTCGCGCCACCGACCCCCTCGAGTTGCAGCCCGGTTCCCGGCTCGGCGTCGCGGGACTCACCGAGGTGGTCCGGCGCGGCGCTGTGTCGGTGGTCAACGCGCTCGGCACCGGGGTGCTGGAGAATCCGGGCCTGATGGCCTTCGACGACGTCATCTGCCATGTGCTGCTGGACGAGCCGCTGCGGCTGCCCTCGTTGCCGACCTGGTGGTGCGGCGAGGACTCCGCCCGCAGTCATGTGCGTACGCATCTGGCCGAGTTGCGGGTCGCCCACATCGGCTCCGGCCGCACCTGGGAAGGTCCCCTGCTCGGCCCCGGTGAGCGTGACGAGTTGGTCCGTCGTCTCGAGGCGGAGCCCCACCTCTACGTCGGTCAGCAGCCGCTGCCGCTGTCGACGAGCCCGACGATCCGGGACGGCAGGATCGTCACCGCGCCGTTCCAGCTCACCGGCTACCTGATCCGCCGCGGCACCTCGTACGCCGCCCTCCCGGGCGGCCTGGGAGAGGTCGTCGCCGAGCCGAAGGCGACGACGCCGGGCACGGCCGCCATCTCCGGACGACCCACCAAGGACCTGTGGATCGTCGGCAGCGACCTGCCGGCCATGACCGATGCCGAGGACGACGTCGTCGCCGACCTCATCGCCACCAATGGTGCGATGGTGCCGCGGGTGCTGGACGACATGTACTGGATGGGCCGTTATGCCGAACGGGCCGAGGACATCGTCCGACTCGTCAGCGCCACCCACCACGTGCTGGTCGAGATGAACATGGTCTGCCGGCCCGGGTCACCGGTGGACGTACTGCTCGATGCGCTGTATGCGCTCACGTCGACACCCAGGCCCAACGACGGGAGCAGCGCCCTGCGCCAGTTGCGGACGCAGCTGGTGAACCGGTCGCGGCGCGGCACCGTCGCCAGGTCCCTGGCGAGACTCAGCCATGCGGCCGACGGTGTCCGGGACCAGCTCTCTTCCGACGTCTGGGTCGTCCTGGCCGGGGCCGAGCGCGCCTTGGACGAACTGCGCCGCGCGGCCCCCGACGACTCGAGTCGGCTCGCGGATGCCGCCGAACGCAGCCTCGTCGCGCTGTTGGCGCTCAACGGGATCACCGCGGAGAACATGGTCCGCGACGCGGGGTGGCAACTCCTCGACTCGGGGCGAGCGGTGGAACGTGCCGTCCAGGTGGTCGGCCTGCTGCAGTACAGCTTCTCCATGCCGGCGCTGCGAGCCGGGGCGACCGCCGACGGGAACGGCCGTTGGTCCCTCCCGCCGCAGCAGATGGTGCTCAATGCCGCGATGACGGCGGCGGAGAGCGTGGTGACCCACCGCCGTCGACATGGCGGGCGCCCCGAGGTCGCCGCGGTGCTGGACCTGCTGGTGGCCGACCCGAGCAATCCGCGTTCGGTCGCCTTCCAGGTGCAGCGGCTGCAGCGGGCGCTCGGTCGCCTGCCGCACGCCCCCACCACGGGCCGGCCCCAGCGGTTGCTCGCGGACCTCGCCGACCTCACCACCGCCACCGCCGTGCGGCGGGTGAGCCACGGTGAACCGGCCCTCGTCCCCCCGGCTGCTGACGAGGCCGGATCGGCCCTGCCGCAGGCACCGACACCGGGTCCCAATCCGGTCCACTGCGTCGACGACTACCTCGCAGACCTGCGCTCGAGGCTGTTCCGCGTCTCGGAGTCGATCGCCGAGTCCTACCTGCGCCGTGAGCCGCAGCCGCGCCCGCTCTGGGTCGCCGCCGAGCGGCCGCCCGGTCCCGGTGGGGGTGGCATGTGA
- the ahcY gene encoding adenosylhomocysteinase translates to MDYRVADLTLADFGRREIALAEHEMPGLMAMRETYGPQQPLAGARIAGSLHMTIQTAVLIETLVALGARVRWASCNIFSTQDHAAAAIAVGDGTAEAPAGQPVFAWKGESLDEYWWATTQTFIWPGGELPTMILDDGGDATLLVHLGAEHQKAGTLPDPAAAQSDEERALFGVLRSTLQDGTVDWVAVAGCIQGVTEETTTGVHRLYQAARDGSLLWPAINVNDAVTKSKFDNIYGIRHSLIDGINRGTDVLIGGKVAVVCGYGDVGKGCAQSLRGQGARVIVTEIDPICALQASMDGYQVATLDEVIGVGDIFVTATGCCDVISAEQMALMKHQAIVGNIGHFDNEIDMAGLAAWPGVRRTTVKPQVDEWVFPAGSTESGAEVSEHAIIVLSEGRLLNLGNATGHPSFVMSNSFTNQVLGQIELWTNLDAYPIGVHRLPKHLDEMVARFHLASLGVHLSTLTQKQADYLGVPVEGPFKPDFYRY, encoded by the coding sequence ATGGACTACCGCGTCGCTGACCTGACCCTGGCCGATTTCGGCCGCCGTGAGATCGCTCTTGCCGAACACGAGATGCCGGGCCTGATGGCGATGCGCGAGACGTACGGCCCCCAGCAGCCGCTGGCCGGAGCCCGGATCGCCGGCTCCCTGCACATGACCATCCAGACGGCGGTGCTGATCGAGACCCTGGTCGCTCTCGGAGCTCGGGTCCGCTGGGCGTCCTGCAACATCTTCTCCACCCAGGACCACGCCGCCGCGGCGATCGCCGTGGGCGACGGGACGGCGGAGGCGCCGGCCGGCCAGCCCGTGTTCGCCTGGAAGGGGGAGTCCCTCGACGAGTACTGGTGGGCCACCACCCAGACCTTCATCTGGCCCGGCGGCGAACTGCCGACGATGATCCTCGACGACGGCGGCGACGCCACGTTGCTCGTCCACCTCGGGGCCGAGCACCAGAAGGCCGGCACCCTGCCGGATCCCGCCGCCGCGCAGTCGGACGAGGAGCGGGCGCTCTTCGGTGTCCTGCGGTCCACGCTCCAGGACGGGACGGTCGACTGGGTCGCGGTCGCCGGCTGCATCCAGGGCGTGACCGAGGAGACCACGACCGGCGTGCACCGGCTCTACCAGGCGGCGCGGGACGGTTCGCTGCTGTGGCCGGCGATCAATGTCAACGACGCGGTGACCAAGTCGAAGTTCGACAACATCTACGGGATCCGGCACTCCCTGATCGACGGCATCAACCGGGGGACCGACGTGCTGATCGGCGGCAAGGTCGCGGTCGTCTGCGGCTACGGCGACGTGGGCAAGGGCTGCGCGCAGTCGCTGCGCGGCCAGGGGGCCCGGGTCATCGTCACCGAGATCGACCCCATCTGTGCGCTGCAGGCCTCGATGGACGGCTACCAGGTCGCCACCCTCGACGAGGTGATCGGTGTCGGCGACATCTTCGTCACCGCCACCGGCTGCTGTGACGTCATCTCCGCCGAGCAGATGGCGCTGATGAAGCACCAGGCGATCGTCGGCAACATCGGTCACTTCGACAACGAGATCGACATGGCCGGTCTCGCGGCCTGGCCGGGCGTGCGGCGGACGACCGTCAAGCCGCAGGTCGATGAGTGGGTCTTCCCCGCCGGCAGCACCGAGTCCGGGGCCGAGGTGAGCGAGCACGCGATCATCGTGCTGTCGGAGGGGCGACTGCTCAACCTCGGCAACGCCACCGGGCACCCCAGCTTCGTGATGTCGAACTCGTTCACCAACCAGGTCCTCGGCCAGATCGAGCTGTGGACCAACCTCGACGCGTACCCCATCGGCGTCCACCGGCTCCCCAAGCATCTCGACGAGATGGTGGCTCGCTTCCACCTCGCCTCGCTCGGTGTGCACCTGTCGACCCTGACGCAGAAGCAGGCCGACTACCTCGGCGTGCCGGTCGAGGGACCCTTCAAGCCGGACTTCTACCGCTACTGA
- a CDS encoding DUF3618 domain-containing protein, translating to MSTNDPDDIRRDIDRTRANLSYDVNALADEASPRQIARRQVRKVRSSAGSLRARLFGSDDEYDDNDYYDYYDERGYPVTAGTGAPYGRPSGPRSGEDPYASAGEPSTVQRAKEGAGEVAANVRDAAAHAPQEIRRRTQGAPLALGLIAFGLGGVVAALMPASEAERRAASRVKEQAAPLVDEAKSVVQESVENVKPVAQDAAASVKDTAQSGVDTVREDARSSAETVKGQARGGDTGPRPGPGAVR from the coding sequence ATGAGCACCAACGACCCCGATGACATCCGGCGCGACATCGATCGCACCCGTGCCAATCTCAGCTATGACGTCAACGCCCTGGCCGACGAGGCGAGCCCCCGCCAGATCGCCCGGCGCCAGGTGCGCAAGGTCCGGTCGTCGGCCGGGTCACTGCGCGCCCGGCTCTTCGGCTCGGACGACGAGTACGACGACAACGACTACTACGACTACTACGACGAGCGCGGATACCCGGTGACGGCCGGGACCGGGGCGCCGTACGGCCGTCCGTCCGGGCCACGCTCCGGCGAGGACCCCTACGCCTCGGCGGGTGAGCCCTCGACGGTGCAGAGGGCCAAGGAGGGCGCCGGGGAGGTGGCAGCGAACGTCCGCGACGCTGCTGCCCATGCTCCGCAGGAGATCCGCCGCCGGACCCAGGGCGCACCGCTCGCCCTCGGCCTGATCGCCTTCGGCCTCGGCGGAGTGGTGGCTGCACTCATGCCGGCCTCGGAGGCCGAGCGCCGGGCCGCGTCCAGGGTCAAGGAGCAGGCCGCTCCCTTGGTCGACGAGGCCAAGAGCGTCGTCCAGGAGTCGGTGGAGAACGTCAAGCCCGTCGCCCAGGACGCCGCAGCCTCGGTGAAGGACACGGCCCAGTCGGGCGTCGACACCGTACGTGAGGATGCCCGGTCCAGCGCGGAGACAGTCAAGGGCCAGGCCCGCGGGGGCGACACCGGGCCGCGGCCCGGCCCCGGCGCCGTGCGCTGA
- a CDS encoding phage holin family protein — MSHPYQPVTPEARGSDPDSPRLPGDERSIGEIVGDLGEDLSTLMRQEVALAKAEASQTAKHYGAGAGMFAGAAVGGLMVVTFLSLALWWVIGRAIGTAAEPALAPAGLIVAVIWAIIAAILVAVGRSQMKKAPGVPQTKESLTQIPDALKGDEENNR; from the coding sequence ATGAGCCACCCGTACCAGCCGGTCACCCCTGAGGCCCGCGGGAGCGATCCCGACAGCCCGCGCCTCCCTGGTGACGAGCGCTCGATCGGGGAGATCGTCGGCGACCTGGGAGAGGACCTGTCCACCCTGATGCGTCAGGAAGTGGCCCTCGCCAAGGCGGAGGCCTCCCAGACGGCCAAGCACTACGGCGCCGGCGCCGGCATGTTCGCCGGAGCGGCGGTCGGCGGGCTGATGGTCGTCACCTTCCTCTCCCTGGCGCTCTGGTGGGTGATCGGCCGGGCCATCGGCACGGCCGCCGAGCCCGCCCTCGCCCCCGCCGGCCTCATCGTGGCCGTGATCTGGGCGATCATCGCCGCGATCCTCGTGGCCGTCGGACGGTCCCAGATGAAGAAGGCACCCGGCGTGCCGCAGACCAAGGAAAGCCTCACCCAGATCCCTGATGCCCTGAAGGGTGACGAGGAGAACAACCGATGA